The following coding sequences lie in one Gemmatimonadota bacterium genomic window:
- a CDS encoding cytochrome c: MSIGRALRTAGLVIVAGIVLFALFVVVQSGRALSRKYPVPAIALAVPTDSTAIARGEHLVQAVGACATCHDADLGGKVYAEMGPVGVVAGPNLTRGQGGRGAGFVDADWIRALRVGAHRDSTSLLMMPSEVYTNFSDADIGAIVAYLKQLKPVDREIITSYFKPLGRTLLAVGALDILSAPKTTARITVPEVLPTEEASYGRYLVEAAGCAGCHGPGLSGGAVAGPPGLPPAANLTPAGLGKWTEADFIHAIREGKRPGGTAINPFMPWESYRGMTDSELRAIWHYLQSVPSRAFGGR; the protein is encoded by the coding sequence ATGTCGATTGGTCGCGCCTTGCGAACCGCCGGCCTGGTGATTGTTGCGGGGATCGTGCTCTTCGCACTCTTCGTCGTCGTCCAGAGCGGCAGGGCCCTGAGCCGGAAGTATCCCGTCCCCGCGATTGCGCTTGCGGTGCCGACAGACAGCACGGCGATCGCGCGCGGCGAGCATCTGGTGCAGGCGGTCGGCGCCTGTGCGACCTGCCACGATGCCGACCTGGGCGGCAAGGTGTACGCCGAGATGGGGCCGGTGGGAGTAGTCGCGGGGCCAAACCTTACTCGGGGTCAGGGCGGCCGCGGGGCGGGCTTCGTCGATGCGGACTGGATCCGTGCGCTTCGCGTCGGTGCCCACCGCGACAGCACTTCCCTGTTGATGATGCCGAGTGAGGTCTACACCAACTTCAGTGACGCCGACATTGGTGCGATCGTTGCCTATCTCAAGCAACTCAAGCCGGTCGATCGCGAAATCATCACCAGTTATTTCAAGCCGCTGGGGCGGACCCTGCTCGCGGTGGGCGCACTCGACATCCTCAGCGCACCGAAGACGACCGCGCGCATCACGGTACCTGAGGTGCTGCCGACGGAGGAGGCGAGCTACGGTCGCTATCTCGTGGAGGCGGCGGGGTGCGCGGGATGCCACGGCCCGGGACTCTCAGGCGGTGCGGTGGCCGGGCCTCCCGGATTGCCACCGGCCGCCAACCTCACGCCCGCCGGGCTCGGCAAATGGACCGAGGCGGATTTCATTCACGCCATCCGCGAGGGGAAGCGGCCCGGCGGAACGGCGATCAACCCCTTCATGCCCTGGGAGTCGTATCGCGGCATGACCGACAGCGAGTTGCGGGCGATCTGGCACTACCTGCAGAGCGTCCCATCCAGGGCCTTCGGCGGCCGGTGA
- a CDS encoding Gfo/Idh/MocA family oxidoreductase, whose product MTDATVPLKRVQFGIIGAGRVARNRLAPAIHSARNATLYAAASRDIARATALLPLVSHDSYSALLEDPAVDAVCVATHNGLHRELAIAAMRAGKHVICEKPLGLDAAECAEMLAVSRETGRVLVEAFMYRYHPQIDALQRLLASGAIGELRHLEASFCFRLADDEPSRLHAEWGGGALMDVGCYCVNAARLFLGNTPSQVMATATFDTVHDVDRTLHGVLGWDDGRHATISCSFDGGLHQRLALVGTEGVLELHQPFKTTDIAGVAVVSPRVTLRTRRGEEQFTADPVNAYQLEMEDFARAVAQGTPPLLGPDEGVLNARIIDRLLQSARS is encoded by the coding sequence GTGACCGATGCCACGGTTCCGCTGAAGCGGGTCCAGTTCGGCATCATCGGCGCCGGACGGGTCGCGCGCAATCGCCTTGCCCCCGCGATCCACAGTGCGCGCAACGCCACCCTCTACGCCGCCGCGAGCCGTGACATTGCGCGCGCCACGGCGCTCTTGCCACTCGTGAGCCATGACAGTTACAGCGCCCTCCTCGAGGACCCCGCCGTCGACGCGGTCTGCGTGGCGACCCACAACGGCCTCCATCGCGAACTCGCGATTGCGGCGATGCGTGCCGGAAAGCACGTGATCTGCGAGAAGCCGCTCGGGCTCGACGCTGCGGAGTGCGCCGAGATGCTGGCAGTGTCGCGAGAGACCGGCCGCGTCCTCGTCGAGGCGTTCATGTACCGCTACCATCCCCAGATTGATGCGCTGCAGCGGCTGCTCGCGTCCGGCGCGATCGGCGAGCTGCGGCACCTCGAAGCATCGTTCTGTTTCCGCCTCGCCGACGACGAGCCGTCGCGGCTGCACGCGGAATGGGGCGGTGGGGCACTGATGGACGTGGGGTGCTACTGCGTCAACGCTGCTCGCCTCTTCCTCGGCAACACACCGAGCCAGGTGATGGCCACGGCCACGTTCGACACGGTGCACGATGTCGATCGTACCCTCCATGGAGTCCTCGGCTGGGACGACGGCCGTCACGCCACCATTTCCTGCTCGTTCGACGGCGGACTCCATCAACGGCTGGCGCTGGTCGGCACGGAAGGTGTTCTCGAACTGCACCAGCCCTTCAAGACCACCGACATCGCTGGTGTCGCCGTGGTCTCACCGCGCGTGACGCTCCGCACCCGGCGCGGCGAGGAACAGTTCACGGCCGACCCGGTGAATGCCTATCAGCTGGAGATGGAAGACTTCGCGCGTGCCGTGGCGCAGGGCACTCCGCCGCTGCTCGGTCCCGACGAAGGAGTGCTGAACGCGCGCATCATCGATCGCTTGCTGCAATCGGCGCGAAGCTGA
- a CDS encoding glycerol-3-phosphate dehydrogenase/oxidase, with product MQDLLVIGGGIVGAGVARDAAMRGLTVTLLERETAGWGTSSRSSRLIHGGIRYLELGDIHLVHEALAERAILLRIAPHLVRPLPFLFLTDRGEYWQYFRVGVGVLLYRLLAGRHALGTHRPLSRHTVVSREPLLRQSPMLGGALYQDAHGDDIGLVRSNIASARSAGATIHEHTDARLAISDDGVSATLPRGERIDARAMVLAVGPWTDSVRAAIGLPERDLVGGTKGIHITFANTRFPLTHAIALRHPDDRRVMFCIPEPELQRVLVGTTDTETSEPPESLTVPATDEAYLLRAVQHHFPGLALGANDITARWAGVRPLLKQSGTESGRTREHHLVREGRVLTIAGGKLTTYRKMAEEVVDAVGEVLGATLLPCATATEMLP from the coding sequence ATGCAGGATCTGCTGGTCATTGGAGGGGGGATCGTCGGCGCGGGCGTGGCGCGCGATGCCGCAATGCGCGGCCTCACCGTGACGCTGCTCGAGCGCGAGACCGCGGGGTGGGGCACCAGTAGCCGATCGAGCCGCCTCATTCATGGCGGCATCCGCTACCTCGAGCTTGGCGACATTCACCTGGTGCACGAGGCGCTCGCAGAACGGGCGATCCTGCTCCGCATCGCACCCCACCTCGTTCGCCCGCTCCCCTTTCTCTTTCTCACCGACCGCGGCGAATACTGGCAGTATTTCCGGGTCGGTGTTGGCGTGCTTCTCTATCGGCTGCTTGCCGGCCGACATGCTCTTGGCACGCACCGGCCGCTGAGTCGGCACACCGTCGTCTCCCGTGAGCCGCTGCTGCGACAGTCGCCCATGCTCGGCGGCGCACTTTACCAGGACGCGCACGGCGATGACATCGGTCTGGTCCGGAGTAACATCGCATCGGCGCGTTCGGCGGGTGCCACGATCCATGAGCACACCGACGCCCGTCTCGCCATCAGTGACGATGGCGTCTCGGCGACGCTGCCGCGTGGCGAGCGAATCGACGCCCGAGCCATGGTGCTCGCGGTCGGACCCTGGACCGACAGCGTGCGCGCGGCAATCGGGCTGCCGGAGCGCGACCTCGTCGGAGGGACCAAGGGAATTCACATCACCTTTGCGAACACGCGCTTTCCGCTGACACACGCCATCGCGCTGCGCCACCCCGATGATCGCCGAGTGATGTTCTGCATTCCCGAACCGGAATTGCAGCGCGTGCTCGTCGGGACGACCGATACCGAAACCAGCGAGCCGCCGGAGTCGTTGACCGTTCCTGCTACTGATGAGGCCTACCTGCTTCGCGCTGTCCAGCATCACTTTCCGGGGCTGGCGCTCGGCGCGAACGACATCACTGCGCGCTGGGCCGGAGTTCGTCCGCTGCTCAAGCAGAGCGGCACAGAAAGCGGCCGGACCCGGGAGCACCATCTGGTGCGTGAAGGCCGCGTGCTCACGATTGCCGGCGGAAAACTCACCACCTATCGCAAGATGGCCGAAGAGGTGGTGGACGCCGTGGGGGAAGTGCTCGGCGCAACGCTCCTCCCCTGTGCCACTGCCACGGAGATGCTGCCGTGA
- a CDS encoding PAS domain S-box protein → MLRRLAMLGVLVGPVAGQVPNRHHPEPGGGGWQFSRYSTAEGLPSDEVTGLLESRSGTLWAGTARGLAWFDGWLWHELPADSTGIPRRPPSLIADAPGDSVLVVVHNLLYIGTTTGFTRLAVVVEGKEKQVTSAATTKDGMLILIPPGSADPLPRLVRYRNNQFQLVTPPAELGNHDVAALFPGAGGVAWLNTTTGLWYNDGSGWTLRFPSGAVPFRVGAVLQREDGSGLFSLVSPDARAGLWEWNAGEQPRRRASEGEVRLLHASFARDGVAVAVYMGGQMRIREHDSWSTYDLPGSQILDARTVLHDHLGDTWIGTGSGLVLFRGSSGLWAGIPHGFPSPRDRINAIVTDTNDGTWAGTADGIDVFEADGSIRHIATALGKPVGGVTGLARDSAGNIWVARGSTPGGALRWDGKNWRLFGAGDGLLASRIHDISVDRSGRVWFLGLEGSAQSSSGPGAFVLDDGHFTQVGPEQGLPSGKVYAFAEAPDGTRWFGSGGGLSRWRKGAWTHWTQRTGRTGNRKFRAPLRVFTLAVDSTGKIWFGDQQEPLAYGIGTVDARDSLAFYTTADGLLNNRVWRLVAGADGTIWAATESGLSAMHDGNWFSFGTDRGLGYPQLWALEVDGTAVSVGTQGGGMRQLDLDAARQPPPRVTILESVTEGRRAYLRWMVVAYRGSLASALIETRYRVDGGTWSGWSTDRVATLNDMKPGEHRVEVQAKGLFLPLDPVSASAAIVVARPLMLRKEFAIPVGGLSVALLVLSIAGIRRKREADAVLRESETRFRTLSASTFEGIGISVDGSLVEANDQLHRMLGAAPGQLRGRRLADFLGGDADAPARRIDGSSFPAEIRERTIPYRGSEARVSTVRDLSEQQLADAALRASEERFERMFRSSPSSITIASYPDGPYIDVSEGFENLTGWTRAEAVGKTAEALGIFQGPADRSDLLDSVRATGSARGHEITITTRTGERRALLVSADLIQLDGKPHLLSVATDITERRSLEAQLVQSQKMEAIGQLAGGVAHDFNNLLTAIIGHADLVRDSLVDTEAVEDIDEIRRAAQRASDLTRQLLTFARKNQVKPSVVDLNDMVHRTQRMLGRLLGEQIVIVTQTASDLPPVTIDPGQIEQVLVNLAVNARDAMPTGGQLIIETHATELGEEYTREHPEVQPGKYAMIALTDTGTGIPAESLSRVFEPFFTTKGVGQGTGLGLAICYGIIREAGGHISLYSEAGRGTTVRVYLPRASAPVTTTVASSSTQPVRGGKEVILLVEDELLVRTLVERVLTNLGYSVLVAGNLEEAIAAVASAPAPPRLLISDVVLPGPGGPEIARAVRERVEGIAVLYISGYTERAANQAVVLDAPLLSKPFTPNALGRRVREVLDGV, encoded by the coding sequence ATGCTTCGCCGCCTGGCCATGCTCGGGGTGCTGGTCGGACCGGTCGCAGGCCAGGTGCCGAACCGGCATCACCCGGAACCGGGGGGCGGCGGCTGGCAATTCAGCCGCTATTCCACCGCCGAAGGCCTCCCGTCCGATGAGGTCACCGGCCTCCTCGAATCGCGGAGCGGTACGCTGTGGGCCGGGACAGCCCGCGGGCTGGCCTGGTTTGACGGCTGGCTCTGGCACGAACTCCCCGCCGACTCCACCGGGATCCCCCGTCGGCCACCATCACTGATTGCCGACGCTCCCGGCGACTCGGTCCTCGTCGTGGTGCACAACCTTCTTTACATCGGGACGACGACCGGGTTCACCCGGCTCGCCGTCGTCGTTGAGGGCAAGGAGAAGCAGGTCACCTCGGCCGCGACCACCAAGGACGGGATGTTGATTCTCATCCCTCCGGGGAGCGCCGACCCGCTACCGCGACTGGTTCGCTATCGCAACAATCAATTCCAGCTGGTTACCCCGCCGGCAGAGCTGGGGAACCACGATGTCGCCGCACTCTTTCCAGGTGCTGGTGGCGTGGCGTGGCTCAACACCACGACCGGGCTCTGGTATAACGACGGCTCAGGCTGGACGCTGCGCTTTCCGAGTGGCGCCGTGCCTTTCCGCGTGGGCGCCGTGCTGCAGCGCGAAGATGGCTCCGGTCTCTTCTCTCTCGTGTCGCCTGATGCACGCGCGGGGCTCTGGGAATGGAACGCCGGGGAACAACCGCGGCGCCGGGCCTCCGAGGGTGAAGTCCGACTGCTGCACGCATCGTTTGCGCGTGATGGCGTCGCCGTGGCCGTGTACATGGGTGGTCAGATGCGGATTCGCGAGCACGACAGCTGGTCGACGTATGACCTGCCGGGTTCGCAAATCCTCGATGCGCGCACGGTACTCCACGACCACCTCGGCGATACCTGGATCGGGACCGGCTCGGGTCTGGTGCTCTTCCGCGGCTCATCAGGTCTCTGGGCGGGGATTCCGCACGGTTTCCCGTCGCCGCGCGACCGGATCAACGCCATCGTGACCGATACCAACGATGGCACCTGGGCCGGCACTGCCGACGGCATCGATGTCTTCGAGGCCGACGGCAGCATTCGCCATATCGCCACCGCGCTGGGCAAGCCGGTAGGTGGAGTGACCGGGCTCGCGCGCGATTCGGCGGGGAATATCTGGGTCGCCCGCGGCTCGACGCCGGGCGGGGCGCTGCGCTGGGATGGCAAGAACTGGCGACTCTTCGGCGCGGGCGATGGACTCCTCGCCTCGCGGATTCACGACATCTCCGTCGATCGCAGCGGTCGGGTCTGGTTCCTCGGGCTCGAAGGAAGTGCCCAGTCGAGTAGCGGCCCCGGCGCGTTCGTGCTCGACGACGGCCACTTCACTCAGGTCGGTCCCGAACAGGGCCTGCCGAGCGGCAAGGTCTACGCGTTCGCCGAGGCACCCGACGGGACGCGATGGTTCGGGAGCGGAGGCGGCCTGAGCCGGTGGAGGAAAGGCGCCTGGACGCACTGGACGCAACGAACCGGCCGCACGGGCAACAGGAAATTCCGCGCGCCACTGCGTGTCTTCACGCTCGCCGTCGATTCGACCGGCAAGATCTGGTTTGGCGATCAGCAGGAGCCGCTCGCCTACGGGATCGGCACCGTCGACGCACGTGATTCGCTGGCGTTCTACACCACGGCCGACGGATTGCTCAACAACCGCGTCTGGCGACTCGTTGCGGGCGCCGATGGCACGATCTGGGCGGCGACGGAATCGGGCCTCTCGGCGATGCACGACGGCAACTGGTTCTCGTTCGGTACCGATCGCGGGCTCGGCTATCCCCAGCTCTGGGCACTCGAAGTCGATGGCACGGCGGTCTCGGTCGGGACGCAGGGCGGCGGCATGCGCCAGCTCGACCTCGACGCGGCGCGTCAGCCTCCGCCACGCGTCACCATTCTCGAATCGGTCACCGAGGGACGCCGCGCCTATCTCCGCTGGATGGTCGTTGCCTATCGCGGATCGCTGGCCTCTGCGCTCATCGAGACCCGCTATCGCGTCGACGGCGGCACCTGGTCCGGATGGAGCACCGATCGGGTCGCCACCCTCAATGACATGAAGCCCGGCGAGCACCGAGTCGAGGTACAGGCCAAGGGACTCTTCCTGCCGCTCGATCCGGTCTCGGCCAGCGCGGCGATTGTTGTGGCCCGGCCGCTGATGTTGCGCAAGGAGTTCGCAATTCCCGTTGGCGGGCTGAGCGTTGCCTTGCTGGTGTTGAGTATCGCCGGCATCCGCCGCAAGCGCGAAGCCGATGCCGTACTGCGCGAAAGCGAGACTCGCTTCCGCACGCTCTCGGCCTCGACGTTCGAAGGGATCGGCATCTCGGTGGACGGCTCGCTCGTCGAGGCAAATGACCAGTTGCACCGTATGCTCGGCGCAGCACCCGGCCAGCTGCGCGGCCGCCGTCTCGCCGATTTCCTCGGTGGCGATGCCGATGCCCCGGCGCGACGCATCGATGGCAGCTCCTTCCCGGCCGAAATCCGCGAACGCACGATTCCCTATCGTGGCAGCGAGGCGCGCGTGAGCACGGTGCGCGACCTCAGCGAGCAGCAGCTTGCCGACGCGGCCCTCCGTGCATCGGAGGAGCGCTTCGAGCGGATGTTCCGCTCCAGTCCTTCGTCGATCACGATTGCGAGCTATCCCGATGGCCCGTACATCGACGTCAGTGAAGGGTTCGAGAACCTCACGGGCTGGACCCGCGCCGAAGCCGTGGGCAAAACGGCCGAAGCACTGGGTATTTTCCAGGGCCCTGCGGACCGGTCGGATCTGCTCGACTCCGTTCGGGCGACGGGGTCAGCCCGCGGGCATGAAATCACCATCACGACCCGCACCGGCGAGCGTCGCGCGCTCCTTGTCTCGGCCGACCTGATTCAGCTCGACGGCAAGCCGCATCTCCTCTCGGTCGCGACCGACATCACCGAGCGTCGCTCCCTCGAGGCGCAGCTGGTGCAGTCGCAGAAGATGGAGGCGATCGGCCAGCTCGCCGGCGGTGTTGCCCACGACTTCAACAACCTGCTCACGGCGATCATCGGCCACGCCGACCTGGTGCGTGACTCCTTGGTCGATACCGAGGCAGTCGAAGACATCGACGAAATCCGGCGCGCGGCGCAGCGCGCATCCGATCTCACGCGTCAGCTGCTGACCTTCGCTCGCAAGAACCAGGTCAAGCCAAGCGTCGTCGACCTCAACGACATGGTGCACCGCACGCAACGGATGCTCGGCCGCCTCCTTGGCGAGCAGATCGTCATCGTGACCCAGACGGCCTCCGATCTGCCGCCGGTCACGATCGATCCGGGGCAGATCGAGCAGGTGCTCGTGAACCTCGCCGTCAACGCGCGCGACGCCATGCCGACCGGCGGGCAACTGATCATCGAGACCCACGCGACCGAGCTGGGCGAGGAATACACTCGCGAGCATCCCGAGGTGCAGCCCGGCAAGTACGCCATGATCGCCCTGACGGACACCGGCACCGGCATCCCCGCCGAGTCGCTCTCACGCGTGTTCGAGCCGTTCTTCACGACGAAGGGCGTTGGTCAGGGCACGGGGCTCGGGCTGGCCATTTGCTACGGCATCATTCGCGAGGCGGGCGGGCACATCTCGCTCTACAGCGAGGCGGGCCGCGGCACGACCGTGCGCGTCTATCTGCCGCGTGCCAGCGCGCCGGTGACCACCACGGTGGCATCGAGCTCAACCCAACCGGTGCGCGGCGGCAAGGAAGTCATTCTGCTGGTCGAGGATGAGCTGCTGGTGCGGACGCTGGTCGAACGGGTCCTCACCAATCTCGGCTACTCGGTGCTGGTGGCCGGCAACCTCGAGGAAGCAATTGCCGCGGTCGCCAGCGCTCCCGCTCCGCCACGACTGCTGATCTCCGATGTCGTCCTCCCTGGTCCCGGCGGGCCGGAGATCGCGCGCGCCGTGCGGGAGCGGGTCGAGGGAATCGCCGTCCTCTACATCTCCGGCTATACCGAACGCGCGGCCAACCAGGCGGTGGTGCTCGACGCGCCGCTGCTGTCGAAGCCGTTTACGCCGAACGCACTCGGCAGGCGTGTCCGCGAGGTCCTCGACGGTGTCTGA
- a CDS encoding MOSC domain-containing protein, which produces MDPLQSAVLEVGRGVAGSAGRSSTRQITIISSEAWQAMMHELSADIAPSARRANVMVTGLNLAASRGRILCLGAARIRVRGETRPCELMDAALPGLRLAMDPQWRGGVFGEVIEGGEVRVGEPALWAPA; this is translated from the coding sequence ATGGATCCGCTACAGTCTGCGGTGCTGGAGGTCGGGCGCGGGGTGGCCGGCAGCGCAGGCCGGAGCAGCACGAGACAGATCACCATCATCTCGAGCGAGGCATGGCAGGCGATGATGCACGAACTCTCCGCGGACATTGCTCCGTCTGCCCGCCGGGCGAACGTGATGGTGACCGGCCTCAACCTGGCCGCGAGCCGAGGTCGGATCCTCTGCCTTGGGGCGGCGCGAATCCGGGTCCGGGGTGAAACACGCCCGTGCGAGCTGATGGATGCGGCGCTCCCAGGACTACGCCTGGCGATGGATCCCCAGTGGCGCGGTGGTGTATTTGGCGAGGTGATCGAAGGGGGCGAGGTTCGCGTGGGAGAGCCCGCCCTGTGGGCTCCCGCCTGA